A genomic stretch from Etheostoma cragini isolate CJK2018 chromosome 8, CSU_Ecrag_1.0, whole genome shotgun sequence includes:
- the foxl1 gene encoding forkhead box protein L1 produces MTLYHGRPPSLGVPSALSFSTPPLIYLYGGDSGGVVPAALSFIPARQQPPQKPPYSYIALIAMAIKSAPEQRATLSGIYQFIMERFPFYHDNKQGWQNSIRHNLSLNDCFIKVPREKGRPGKGSYWTLDTKCLDMFENGNYRRRKRKTKSQQDVLDSKAVGPKRTKGPGPTKHPQSSLNHHAGSGAGEPARQDAERLETQGETKDILVQFNHAELSQNPTIQRPKVSPNQDSIGRVRDGPQPTCPVLRHTPLCMDGANVPGASGLREPEDRRSAFSSRENERGPLCAVSCAGNTNLAALARDSPKGNVPSRDKSKGFSIESILSRSEDEMCSSVVGSSAETCAERTMSPVLSSSVVLGARPHQWYQMGFPLCSYLSLAYPDKVLHFK; encoded by the coding sequence ATGACCCTCTACCACGGCCGCCCGCCGTCTCTCGGGGTGCCATCGGCTCTAAGCTTCTCCACCCCCCCACTCATCTACTTGTACGGGGGGGACAGCGGAGGAGTCGTGCCTGCTGCCCTGAGCTTCATTCCGGCCCGCCAGCAGCCTCCGCAGAAGCCGCCCTATAGCTACATTGCGCTCATCGCCATGGCCATCAAGAGCGCACCGGAGCAGCGCGCGACGCTCAGCGGCATCTACCAGTTCATCATGGAGCGCTTCCCCTTCTACCACGACAACAAGCAGGGCTGGCAGAACTCCATCCGCCACAACCTCTCCCTGAATGACTGCTTCATTAAGGTGCCCAGAGAGAAGGGCCGGCCCGGCAAAGGCAGCTACTGGACCCTGGACACCAAGTGCCTGGATATGTTTGAGAACGGCAACTACCGtcggaggaagaggaagacgaAGAGCCAGCAGGACGTTCTGGACTCCAAAGCCGTCGGGCCCAAGCGCACGAAGGGCCCGGGCCCAACCAAGCACCCTCAATCCTCTCTGAACCATCATGCTGGGTCCGGAGCAGGGGAACCAGCGAGGCAGGATGCGGAGAGGTTGGAGACACAAGGTGAGACAAAAGATATTCTCGTCCAGTTTAACCACGCGGAACTATCGCAAAATCCTACCATACAGAGACCTAAAGTGTCCCCTAACCAAGACAGCATCGGGAGGGTGCGTGATGGCCCCCAGCCTACATGTCCCGTTCTGAGACATACTCCGCTGTGCATGGACGGCGCAAATGTCCCAGGCGCGTCCGGCCTACGGGAGCCAGAGGACAGAAGGTCGGCGTTCAGCAGTAGAGAAAACGAGAGAGGTCCGCTCTGCGCCGTCAGTTGTGCAGGAAACACAAACTTGGCTGCACTCGCGCGGGACAGCCCGAAAGGAAATGTACCAAGCAGGGATAAATCGAAAGGTTTTAGCATCGAGAGCATCTTGTCAAGAAGTGAAGACGAAATGTGCAGCAGCGTCGTCGGTTCGTCAGCGGAGACATGCGCAGAGCGCACAATGAGCCCTGTGTTGAGCTCGTCCGTGGTGCTCGGGGCTCGGCCCCATCAGTGGTACCAGATGGGATTCCCTCTCTGCTCGTACCTTTCACTCGCATACCCCGACAAAGTACTGCATTTTAAATGA